CTGGGGCGACCGGCGGATGGCCACGAGGAGCGGCCGGTAACGTTCGCGGCGACGGCCCCACTGCGTCTGAAGCGCCGAGATGGGCGATCCGGTCAGTTCCCACACCTCGAGCGCGCGGATGATTCGCCTGAGGTCGTTCGGATGGATTCGCCCGGCCGCCGCCGGGTCCACTTCCGCCAGGCACCGATGCAGGGCGTCCGCCCCTTTCGCCTCGGCCTCGGCAGAGAGGCGCGCGCGGACCCGCTCGTCCGCGGCCGGCCCCTCGAAGAGACCCTCCAGGAGCGCCTTCAGGTAGAGCGCCGTCCCGCCGGAGACGATTGCCACGCGCCCGCGGGCGGTCGCGTCGGCGATGGCGGCATCGGCCGACTCGACCCACCGGGCCGTCGAGAATCCCGGCGCGCCGGGACCCGGGTCGGCCACGTCCACGAGATGGTGCGCGACGGCGCGGCGAACGTCGGGCGGCGCCTTGGCGGTCCCGATGTCCATCCCGCGGTACACCTTCATCGAATCGGCCGAGAGGATCTCGCCTCCGAGACGCTCGGCGACGGCCACGGCGAGGCGCTCCTTGCCCGTGGCCGTCTGACCGGTGATGACCAGGATAGGAACGCTCGGCGCCATGGGGGCCAAGGTGCGCCCGGCCCGGCGGCAAGTCAAGGGACTTCGCCTCTTGCATCGGACCTTCGGCCTCGCTATCCTATGCCCCGCGAGAGCGAGGAGGGGCAGGGAGAGGAGCATCGCATGGCCCACCGAATGTTGTGGGTGGTGGCGATCCTGGAGGCGTTCCTCATTCTGGTCGAAGACCAGGTCAAGGACCTGCGGAAACGCTGAGCGCCCGGCGGTCTTGGAGGCGTGCAAGAGCCCGGCTTCCGGCCCGCCACGGGCGGGTAAACTTTGTCCCGGCGCGCCGGGACTACGCCGTGACAGGTCGCCGGGGGTATGCCGTGGCAGGCTTCGTTCGCCGCTCGCAAGGCTCGCGGCGAACGAAGCCTGGTGGCTGCGGGTGGAATCGAACCACCGACACAGGGCTTATGAGTCCCCTGCTCTACCCCTGAGCTACGCAGCCCCGAGCGTAGTTTATGCGCTGCTGCGCCAATGTCAAGGCGTCGGGGATATCGCGGCGCCGTTCCCCGCCCTGGCACATGCCACGGTAGGGAACGTGACCGCCCGCTTCCGCGGGCGGCTCGCATGACATCGCGCCCATTGTCCCGGCGCGCCGGGACGAAGCCGGAAGTCGGGGCGAATTTTACCCGCCGTGGCGGGCCCCGGGACCGCCGCGGCGCGACGAGCGGCCAAAGGCGTCCCGGCCTTTCGTCCCGGCTGCGCCGAGACTCAAGGCCGGGCGTTGAACAAACACAAGGCGCAAGGCACGCCGGGACTCAAGGCCGGGCGTTGACGGGCGTTACCGCCGCCTCACGGCGGCGGCCCAAAACTCACGCGACCTCGACGCCCAGGAACCGGCGGGCGTTGGCGGTGTAGAGTTTCGCGAGGACGTCGTCCGGCAGCGCCAGTCCGTGGACCCTCGCCCCTTCGGGCCAGGGCGCGGACGGGTCCGGCACGGGCGACGGCCTCGGGCCCTCGCCTTCCCACATCCAGCGATGGGCCCAGTACCGCGAGGCATAGTCCTCCGGCACGGCCTCGGAAAAGGCCACCAGGTCCGTGCCGAAGAGAATCCGGTCCGCCCAGCGGACGACGAAGCGGCGGCTCTCGGCGGGCTGGAGCGCGAGAGCCCGCGCGACCCATTTCGTGGCGCTCGAATCGATCGCGTAGTTCGGGTGCCGCTCCAGGAGTCGGCCGAGGTGCGCCAGGTCCTCCGGGTGGCCGCCGAAATGGGCGCCCAGCACCTTGAGGTCCGGGTGGCGGTCGAGGGCGCGCTCGAGCCGGTCGAAGTGTTCCGCTTTCGTGCCGTACCGCGCGCGGTCGGCGTAGTAGGCGGCAAACCAGGCGTCCGGGTCGGCGATGTGGACGAGGGCCGCCATGCCGAGTTCCGCCAACGCCTCCAGGACGGGCCCGAGCGCCGGGCTGTCGATCGAGAAACCTGTCTCGGCGACGAATCGGGGCGAATACCAGAACTTGGCGGCCACCGCCCCGAGATTCCGCGCGGCCAGGATGCGGGCGGCCACCGCCCCGAGATTCCGCGCGGCCAGGATGCGGCCGACGCTCTCGCGAGCGAAGCGTTCCGGCCGGCCGATGAGCCCGTGATCCACCCAGACGATGGGGCGGAACCGGTCCCCCAGCGCCTCGACGAGCGCCGCCATCCCCTCCAGGTCCACCACGCCGCAGACGACGCGGACGCCGAAGGCCTCGGCCACCGCGAGAAGCAGGCGCGCTTCCTCCAGCGTGCGGACGTGGGTGTGGCAATCGACGATGGGGCCGGCGTACCGGCGGATCGGCGGCTTCGAGAGGTCTTCGTCGGTTCGCGGGGCTTCTCGCGGCATAGGGCTAGGATGAGGCCGCGCGGCGGAAAGTCAAGGAAAGTTCCGGGGGGAAGAAATTGCGGATTGCGGATTTCGGATTGCGGATTGAACGGCGGACGGCGTGCGACCGGGGTCAGCGATTGCCGTACCACTTGGCGTAAAACTCGCGGTACGACCCGTCCTTGACGCGGCGCCACCAGTCGGCGTGGTCGCGATACCAGCGGATGGTGTCGGCGAGCCCTTCCTCGATGGAAACCTGCGGCCGCCAGCCGAGTTCCTCTTCGATCCGCGCCGGGTTCATGGCATATCGGCGGTCGTGGCCCGGGCGGTCCTTGACGAAGCGGATGAGCGACTCGGGTTTGCCGACCTGCCGCAGAATCTCGCGCACGACGTCGATGTTCTGCCGTTCGCTTCGCGCGCCGATGTTGTAAACGGTTCCGGGCCGCCCGCCATCGAGCGCCGCCAGGACGGCCCGCGAATGGTCGTCCGTGTGGATCCAGTCCCGCACCTGGCGCCCGTCGCCGTACACCGGCAGAGGCTTATCCTCCAGCGCGTTGGAGAGCATCAGGGGGATGAGTTTCTCCGGGAACTGGTACGGCCCGTAATTGTTCGAGCAGCGGGTGATGACGACGTCCTGCCCGTACGTGTGCCGGGCGGCGAGGACGAGGAGGTCCGCGGCGGCCTTGCTGGCCGCATACGGGCTGGAGGGGACGAGCGGCGAGGCCTCTGTGAACGCCGAGGCGCCGGGCCCGAGCGACCCGTACACCTCGTCCGTCGAGACCTGGAGGAACCGCTTGACCCCCTTCTCGCGGGCCGCGTCCAGGAGCACCTGCGTCCCCAGGACGTTCGTCCGGACGAACGCCAGGGGCCCGAGGATGGACCGGTCCACGTGGGTTTCGGCGGCGAAGTTGAGGAGAGCGTCGGCTCCCTGGGGGACGGCCTGGCGCACCGCCTCGGGGTCGCAGATGTCGGCCCGGACAAACGCGTGCCGATCCGCCGGAACCCCTTCCAGGTTTCCCAGGTTTCCGGCATAGGTCAAGAGGTCAATCGTGACGATCCGCAGGTCCGGCCGCTCCTCGAGCGCGAGCCGAACAAAGTTCGACCCGATAAATCCGGCGCCTCCGGTCACGACCCAGGTGGGCATGGGTGGCTTCCTGCTCCGGCCGGTCTAGGTTCTGTCTGATAAATCCAGAATGCTCTTGGGTGGCGGCCCCGCCCCGGCGGGTAAACTTCCTAGGCCGCCACCGCCTTCCGTGCCCTGCGCGGTGGCCTGGGAAGGCCACCGCGCGATTTATCAGACAGAACCTAAAGCAGAGCGACACAAACACCGCCGGACGGCGGCGCCCGGTCGCCCTTGCGTTCTCGTGCAGGCCGTAAAAGCCCATTTAGGCGATGGGACTTACTCAGTCGCCTTCTTCTCAACGGCCTTGGCGGCCTCGGGGGCAGCCTTCTTGGCAGCCTCGGGGGCAGCCTTGCCGGCCTCTTCGGCGGCCTTGTTCAGCAGATCGGTGGCTTTCTCCGCCGACGGCTTCTTGGCCGGCGGCGCAGGCGCCTCCGCCTTCTTGCAGCCGACCAGCGGCACCGTCAGAAACGCCAACAACGCCAGCATCGCTACGTACCTCATCCTCAGTCTCCTTTCGCAGAACCTCGTCGTCAAACCCTGGGCCCCTTTGGCCCCCATGGCTGTTCCACAGCCCTTGGACACATTGTAACACCCGCCGGGGGGTCTGCAAGAGAATCTCGGGCCGATGCGGCATCCCCCGGCCGGACCGTCAGGAGTCGAAATGCGCCTTCTCGTCCCGAATGCTCCACAGGTTCGGGTTCCGCATGTACTCATAGAGGTCCACGAGGAGCGCCAGGTGCTTGTCCTCCTCGGCCTTCAGTCGGCCGAAGAGGTCCTTGGCCTCGGGGTCCTCGGCCTTGGCGGCGGCGTCCTGGTAGAAGGCGATCGCCTCGCGCTCCATCTTCTGCCCCAGTTCGATCGCCTCGAGGTCGCCGGTCTCGGGCTTCACGGCGCGGTCGGTCTTCGCGTGGGCCCGCTTCAGGATGTCCGGCCCGGTCGGCGGCAGCGAGACGTTCCGCGGGCACACGCCCCCTCTCGACCACGACGCGAGCAACTGCTCGTGCTTCGTCTCGTCGTCCGCCAGCCGCCCGAACATCTTCTTGCCGAGGGGATGGTTCGTGTTCTTCGCCGCTCGCAGATAAAAATCGTGGGCGTCCCGCTCCTTGCGGATCCCCATCTCCAGGATCCCGCACATCCGTTCCGTCAGTGCCATCCGCTCCTCCTTCGATTCCCCGTGAACACGGGGCAATTCTAACCTGCTGCACCCGCCGAGCCAACCCCAAAACCCCCGTCGCGGCGAAGAGCGCTCGGCGCGCAGCGAACAGCGAACAGCGTCCCGGCGTTTCGCTGCGCTCAACACCGGGCGTTAACAGATTCGCACGCGCGACGCGCTCAATCGCCGCGATTCACGCGCGCGATGCGCAGCGCCGCACGCCGTTAACGCCCGGGGATGAGGCCCCGGCGCAGCCGGGGCGAATCCCCGGGACGGTCGCGGCGTCGGGGCGTTTACAGGTGCGCCTCATAACGCCCGGGGATGAGGCCCCGGCGACTTGTCCCGGCGTAGTCGAAGACGAAGCCGGAAGCCGGGGCGGAATCCCCGGGACCACCCCCGCGCTCGGCACGGCCCCTCAGGGATCGCCCCGCACCCACACCCAGGCGCCGGGCGCGTGACTCTTGATATAGTTTAGCACGTTCTGCCAGTGCGCCTCGTCGCGCACGCGGATCGGCCGGCATCCTTCCTGCCAGACCCGGCCGGGAAGGCGGTCGCGCATCCGGTGCGACGAAACCTTCTTCGCCCGCCCCACCAACGTCTTGAGGCCCTCGCCGGGGCATTCGAGCGCCGCATGCACGTGCTCCGCGCCCACGGACAAGGCAAAGACCTCGACGCCTTCGAGGCCGAACCGCTCCAGACACGCCCGGCCGAGGGGCTCGCGCAAGGGCGCGGGGAGGACGACGGGCGGCTTCTTCAGGCTCTGCTGCGCGTGCGCGTGAAGCCGGTCATAGGTGCCGGGCGGCGGCGGGTGACGGTAATCCCACGGCACCTGTCGGCGTCCCTTTCGGGTGCGGAAGCCTCGCGGGTCGCCGGGGAGCCAACTGCCGTACGTGCCCCACATCACGTGATAGCGCATGGGCGAGCCCCCGTTGATTCATTGCTATCTTATCCCGGCCTTTCGCTTCGCTCAAGACCGGGCGTTAAACAGATTCGCGCCGCCGGCGCTCGGCGCACAGCAAACGGCAAACAGCGTCCCGGCGTTTCGTCCCGGCGTTTCGCTTCGCTCAAGACCGGGCGTTAACAGACTCGCGCGACGCGCTGCGCTCAAGCGCCTTGGGTTCAGGCGCGCGATGCTCGGCGCCGCACGCCGTTAACGCCCGGGGATGAGGCCCCGGCGCAGCCGGGGCGGAATCCCCGGGACCGGCGCGGCGAAGAGCGCTCGGCGCACAGCAAACAGCGAACAGCGTCCCGGCGTTTCGCTTCGCTCAACGCCGGGCGTTAAAAAACTCACCTGTCGCACGCCGCTCAGCGCTCGGCGCCAACAGCGCGCCAGCGGCGCAGGGCGTCGAGCGTCCGCTGCATGTCGTCCGGCAGCGGCGCTTCGAGGACGAGCGGCTCGCCGGTGCGCGGATGCCGAAGCGCGAGCCGCGCCGCGTGCAGCGCTTGCCGCGCCAAGAGCACCTCGTCCCTTTCCGCCCGGCCGCGCGCGATCTCCTGGAGGGTCAACCTGTCCCGGCTTCCGTACTGCCGGTCGGCGACAACGCGATGGCCGATGTACGCGAGGTGGACGCGAATCTGGTGGGTGCGTCCGGTTTTCGGCCAGACGCGGACGACCGCAAACCCATCGAACGTTTCGGCGACCTCGTAATGGCTGGCGGCTTCTTTGCCGGTGCCGTCGCGGCGGACGGCGTAGCGCGTGCGGACGTGGCGGTCCTTTCCGAGGGGCTGCTCGATGACGTCGGCGTCGAGTTCCGGCACGCCCTCGACGATGGCGACGTACTGCTTCTCGACGGTCCGGTCCTCCCATTGCCTCGCCAGCCGCACGTGGGCCGCGTCGGTCTTGGCGAAGAGGATGATGCCGGAGGTGTCGCGGTCGAGGCGGTGGACGACGCCCGGCCGCCAGGGGTCGCCGCCGCGCGAGAGGCTCGTCGCGTGGTAGGCCACCGCGTTGACGAGCGTCCCGTGCGGGTTGCCGCGCGCGGGGTGCACGATAATCCCGGGCGCCTTGTTGACGGCGAGGAGGTCGTCGTCCTCGTAGAGGACACAGATGGGAATCGGTTCGGGGACGATGCCGAGCGGCCGGGACTTGTAAAGCGTGACGAAGAGGTGGTCTCCCCGGTGCACTTCGCCCGAGGGTTTCGTGACGGGTTCGTCGTTCACGAGGACGCGCCCGTCGCGGATGAGTTTCTGAAAACTAGCGCGGCTGTGGGCGGGCCAGCGAAGGGCGAGGAAGCGGTCGAGGCGCGGCTCGGTCGGCTCGCTCTGGAGGGTGATTTCGAGGGTTTCCGGCTCGCGGTCGGGGAGGTGCATTTCTTCACGCTGTGTTTTTCAACGCAGAGAACGCGGAGAACGCAGAGAACAGCAAGAAGTACAGAATGACCTTAAACGATGTTGCTTTGAAAAACAGACTGTTTCTTCTCTGCAATCTCTGCGCTCTCCCCATGTAACAAAGGGGCCCTTTGGGCTGCGTTGAAAGGGCGTTGTAAACTTACAAGAGGCTCTTGGCCAGGTCCACCGCGCTGGCGGCGTCGGGCGCGTATCCGTCGGCCCCGATCTCGTCGGCGTAGCCTTGAGTGATCGGCGCCCCGCCTATCATCACCTTCACCTTCAGGCCCGCCTGCTTCAGCACGTCCACGACGGTCTTCATGTTGGGCATCGTCGTCGTCAGGAGGGCCGAGATCGCCACGATGTCCGCGTTGACTTTCTTGGCGGCCTCGACGAACTTCGCCGGGTCCACATCCACGCCGACGTCGGTCACGTGGTACCCGCCGCCTTTCAGCATCATCGCCACCAGGTTCTTGCCGATGTCGTGCAGGTCCTGTTTCACGGTGCCGATGACGACCTTGCCGCGCGGCTTGATGCCCGAGGCCGTTAATCGCCCCCTGGACCAGCCGGACGACCGTGTCCCGGTCCCCCCGTTCCAGCGCCGCTGCCATCCCTGCCAAATCCGCCATGGGTTGGTCCTCTCTCAAAAAGGTTCGCCTGCACAGGAGACTCGATCGCCCACCGGCGCACGCCGGGGCGGACTATTTCTCGGCCTTCGGTTCGGGCGTCTGGCCGGACTTCGGTTCGGCGGGCGGTCCGGTTTCGGGCGCTTTCGGTTCGCCCGGTTTTGCCGCGCCGCCGCCCTCGCCTGGTTCCTTGGGCTTCTCGGGTTTTTCAAGAGGCTCGTCGGAAAAGGCGATCGGCTCGTAGCCCGCCAGCGCCTCCAGATGCGATTTGGCCTTCGCGGCCGCAACCGACTGAGGCCACTCTTTGCGCACTTCCTCGAGGGCCGCCCGGCCCTCGTCGAGCCGGCCTTCCTCAAGGAGGACAAGAGCGAGCCCGACCCGGGCCATCGGCCGGCGGACGTCGTCGGTCTCGGCCATCTTCGTGTAGAGGTCTCTGGCCTCGGCGAGTTGCTTCTCGCGTTTGGCTTGCCGGTCGGCGCCTTCGCCGGCCTCGACGCCGCCCGCCGACTCGCGAAGCACCCGATCCGCCAGCATCAAGCGCGCCGTCGGAGTCTGCGGCGAGTCGGGATAGGTGCGGAGGAACTCTCGGAGCGGCTCCGCCTCGAAACTTCGCTGCGCCCGGTTGAACACCGCCGACGACACCGACTCCGCCCCGGAACCGCGCTGGATTCTCGGCAACACGAAAAAGACGAACGCCGCCAGAAGGACCACCAGGGCGCCCCAGCCTAAAATCCGGGCGTGCGGCTTCAGGCGAAGGATCACCCGCCCGATCCAGTCCGCCAACTCGTTCGTCTGCAACTCGTGCTTGCGCTTGCTCTTCATATCCCCGACCCCGTGTCAGGCTCCATCGGCCTGCCGCCCCGCGGGAAGACCTGAATCAGGAGTTTCGCGCCCCAGTCGTCCCAGATGCTGATGTGGCAACTTTCGGTGCCTTTCTCGAACTGGAACCGCTGCCGGCCGACCGAAAAACTTTCCTCCACGAGCGTCCAGCCTGCCGCGGGCATCTGGCGCCGATAAAACTCGGCCACCTGGCGCACCGGCGCCCCGCCTTTGTACAGGTGCCGCACGAACCGCAACTCGCCGACCTTGCGGTCCTTCGATTCCTGGTCGTCGAACTTGAAGTTCGCGGGCACTGGGACGTCCGCCACCCGCGGCGCCAGCGCCGGCGCCGACGCCGCCGCGCCCCGCTCGTTTTCGCCCCCGCACCCGAGCGCCAGCACCATCAGGCCCACGAGCGCCAGGGCCGCCAGCACCGGCAACCCGATCGCCGGACGAATCAACCGCGCTATCCGCTGGAACGTTCGCATTTATTGTCCCTCCCGCTCAAGCGCCCGGGCGACCAGCCTCTCGGCCGCCGCCAGGGCCGCCTGGATCTCCTTCGCTCCGAGTCCCGCACCCGCCAGGACGCGCTCCGCGTTCTCGGGGGGCTTCAGGTCCCCGACGTCGTGGCTGTCGGAACCGTAGATCACCTGGGCCCCGACTTCGCGCGCGAGGCGCGCCACGTGCCCGTTCGTGAGCGAGTGGCCGGCCCGGCCGCTGATCTCCAGCAGGACGCCGCGCTCCGCCGCCAGCCGCGCGTCCGACTCCGCGAGGCGCCCCGGATGCGCGAGGATGTCGCACCCCGCTTCGATGCCGGCCCGGTTCGTCCCTTCGATGACCGGCTCGACGGGCGATTCGCCGTGCACCACCACGATCCGCGCCCCGAGCCGGCGCGCCCGCTCGACGACCCGCGCGATGTGCCTGGGGCGGCAGTGCGTCACCTCCGCACCCGCCAGCACCGTCATCTCCATCTCGCCCGCCAGGTCCGCCGCCACCCGCGCCAGCACCGGCACCACCGTCTCGACCATCCCCGTGTCCACGTGGTCCGTCATCGCCAGGGCCCGGTACCCCAGCACCTCGAACCGGCGCGCCAGTTCCGTGGGGATGAGTTCCCCGTCCGAAAGTAGCGTGTGCGTGTGGAGGTCGATCATTCGGCTCTGTCGGGTCTCCCCATGCCTCCCCCCGGTCCGTCAAGGGCCAAATCCCTCCTTCGGGGGTTCGGCACTTGAAGACTGTAGTCCCGCCGGGGCTTCAGGTCAAGGCTCTTCCGCCCAACCCTCTTGCGGCGGCGGGAGCGATTGGGCTTGAACTTGGCCCGCGGCGCGAGCACATTGAGCGTGTCATCCAAAGGAGGTTCCCCATGAACCGCCGGCAATTCTCCAAGGGGGTGGTCGTGCTCGCGGGCGACTCGAACAGGCGACCTGCGGTTCAGGAAACCTGTTCTAGCCACAACCCGCCACGGGAAACGTTCTTTTCTCCCGCATGACGGCCTCGATATCCTTCAATTCCAGCGGCGCAGCGGCGGTGAGATTTTCGATGCCGCTTTCGGTGACGGCCACC
This genomic interval from Planctomycetota bacterium contains the following:
- the miaA gene encoding tRNA (adenosine(37)-N6)-dimethylallyltransferase MiaA, whose amino-acid sequence is MAPSVPILVITGQTATGKERLAVAVAERLGGEILSADSMKVYRGMDIGTAKAPPDVRRAVAHHLVDVADPGPGAPGFSTARWVESADAAIADATARGRVAIVSGGTALYLKALLEGLFEGPAADERVRARLSAEAEAKGADALHRCLAEVDPAAAGRIHPNDLRRIIRALEVWELTGSPISALQTQWGRRRERYRPLLVAIRRSPQDLDRRIEARVRRMVEAGLEDEVRRLADRPGGLALGPRQALGYAEVLEHLAGRITWDETLEAIRLHTRQFARAQMKWLRRFEGLVWLDAAPDTPTDGLADRVEQLWDEHAGRTAP
- a CDS encoding amidohydrolase family protein — protein: MPREAPRTDEDLSKPPIRRYAGPIVDCHTHVRTLEEARLLLAVAEAFGVRVVCGVVDLEGMAALVEALGDRFRPIVWVDHGLIGRPERFARESVGRILAARNLGAVAARILAARNLGAVAAKFWYSPRFVAETGFSIDSPALGPVLEALAELGMAALVHIADPDAWFAAYYADRARYGTKAEHFDRLERALDRHPDLKVLGAHFGGHPEDLAHLGRLLERHPNYAIDSSATKWVARALALQPAESRRFVVRWADRILFGTDLVAFSEAVPEDYASRYWAHRWMWEGEGPRPSPVPDPSAPWPEGARVHGLALPDDVLAKLYTANARRFLGVEVA
- the rfbB gene encoding dTDP-glucose 4,6-dehydratase, whose product is MPTWVVTGGAGFIGSNFVRLALEERPDLRIVTIDLLTYAGNLGNLEGVPADRHAFVRADICDPEAVRQAVPQGADALLNFAAETHVDRSILGPLAFVRTNVLGTQVLLDAAREKGVKRFLQVSTDEVYGSLGPGASAFTEASPLVPSSPYAASKAAADLLVLAARHTYGQDVVITRCSNNYGPYQFPEKLIPLMLSNALEDKPLPVYGDGRQVRDWIHTDDHSRAVLAALDGGRPGTVYNIGARSERQNIDVVREILRQVGKPESLIRFVKDRPGHDRRYAMNPARIEEELGWRPQVSIEEGLADTIRWYRDHADWWRRVKDGSYREFYAKWYGNR
- a CDS encoding ferritin family protein — translated: MALTERMCGILEMGIRKERDAHDFYLRAAKNTNHPLGKKMFGRLADDETKHEQLLASWSRGGVCPRNVSLPPTGPDILKRAHAKTDRAVKPETGDLEAIELGQKMEREAIAFYQDAAAKAEDPEAKDLFGRLKAEEDKHLALLVDLYEYMRNPNLWSIRDEKAHFDS
- a CDS encoding RluA family pseudouridine synthase, which codes for MHLPDREPETLEITLQSEPTEPRLDRFLALRWPAHSRASFQKLIRDGRVLVNDEPVTKPSGEVHRGDHLFVTLYKSRPLGIVPEPIPICVLYEDDDLLAVNKAPGIIVHPARGNPHGTLVNAVAYHATSLSRGGDPWRPGVVHRLDRDTSGIILFAKTDAAHVRLARQWEDRTVEKQYVAIVEGVPELDADVIEQPLGKDRHVRTRYAVRRDGTGKEAASHYEVAETFDGFAVVRVWPKTGRTHQIRVHLAYIGHRVVADRQYGSRDRLTLQEIARGRAERDEVLLARQALHAARLALRHPRTGEPLVLEAPLPDDMQRTLDALRRWRAVGAER
- a CDS encoding histidinol phosphate phosphatase domain-containing protein, translating into MIDLHTHTLLSDGELIPTELARRFEVLGYRALAMTDHVDTGMVETVVPVLARVAADLAGEMEMTVLAGAEVTHCRPRHIARVVERARRLGARIVVVHGESPVEPVIEGTNRAGIEAGCDILAHPGRLAESDARLAAERGVLLEISGRAGHSLTNGHVARLAREVGAQVIYGSDSHDVGDLKPPENAERVLAGAGLGAKEIQAALAAAERLVARALEREGQ